A genome region from Maridesulfovibrio salexigens DSM 2638 includes the following:
- a CDS encoding DegT/DnrJ/EryC1/StrS family aminotransferase, with protein MSTNNKRIYLSPPHMGGNEQEYVRQAFESNFIAPLGPMVNGFEQDFSELTGFKHCAALSSGTAALHLALRIVGVEPGDVVIASSLTFIGSVSPVTFLGAEPVFIDSDYETWNMDPELLAEAVDHYISKGRKPKAVIPTDLYGQCADYDRILEILEPHEIPLIVDAAESVGALYKGRHAGKGALMASYSFNGNKIITSSGGGLLASDNDEMISRARWLSQQAKEPEPYYEHKEIGYNYRMSNVVAAVGRGQVEVIPDRVKRKREIFDYYEQELGHCPGISFMPEADYGECNRWLSVILVDKDEFGASPDEIRIALEEENIESRPVWKPMHNQPVFKNNTVFGGKVSEDLFARGLCLPSGTAMTTEDMERIVDLIKRCGK; from the coding sequence GTGTCCACAAACAATAAGCGCATATATCTTTCTCCCCCGCATATGGGAGGCAATGAACAGGAATACGTCCGGCAAGCTTTTGAGAGCAATTTCATTGCTCCGCTTGGACCTATGGTCAATGGATTTGAGCAGGATTTCTCGGAACTTACCGGGTTCAAACATTGTGCGGCACTTTCTAGCGGAACCGCAGCCCTGCATCTTGCTCTGCGCATTGTAGGAGTTGAACCGGGCGATGTTGTTATCGCATCATCTTTGACTTTTATCGGCAGCGTAAGCCCGGTTACCTTTCTAGGCGCGGAGCCGGTTTTCATCGACAGCGACTACGAAACTTGGAACATGGACCCGGAATTACTAGCTGAGGCCGTGGATCACTATATTTCCAAGGGACGCAAACCCAAAGCAGTCATTCCCACCGACCTATACGGGCAGTGTGCGGATTATGACCGCATTCTCGAAATTCTTGAACCACACGAAATCCCCTTGATCGTAGATGCTGCAGAGTCTGTAGGTGCTCTTTATAAAGGCAGACATGCGGGCAAAGGCGCGCTTATGGCCTCTTATTCCTTTAACGGTAATAAAATCATTACCTCTTCAGGTGGAGGACTTCTCGCATCAGATAACGATGAAATGATATCCCGAGCACGCTGGCTTTCCCAGCAGGCCAAAGAGCCAGAACCTTATTACGAGCACAAGGAAATCGGCTACAATTACCGCATGTCCAATGTAGTAGCTGCCGTGGGACGCGGCCAAGTGGAAGTAATCCCTGACAGGGTTAAGCGGAAGAGAGAGATTTTTGATTATTACGAGCAGGAACTCGGACACTGTCCAGGCATATCCTTTATGCCTGAGGCCGATTACGGAGAATGTAACCGCTGGCTCTCTGTAATCTTAGTGGATAAAGATGAATTCGGTGCAAGCCCGGATGAAATCCGTATTGCACTTGAAGAAGAAAACATAGAATCCCGTCCAGTATGGAAGCCTATGCACAACCAGCCGGTTTTTAAGAATAACACTGTTTTCGGAGGCAAAGTCAGCGAAGACCTTTTTGCACGCGGACTCTGTCTGCCTTCCGGCACGGCCATGACAACGGAAGACATGGAAAGAATTGTAGACCTGATTAAAAGGTGCGGAAAGTAA
- a CDS encoding polysaccharide biosynthesis protein → MIHNLRNANFYLMVLLDLIIFCVAFYGAYLFRFDFSLPGYASIQCLELLKYAVIIKFSVFLGLGLYRGMWRYTSLRDLWHILEATFLQSLILVTVVLYKFGFDGFSRGVFIIDWMLTVFMCGGVRVMIRSFYAFKDGNSIQFSPENCPVDGNNALIIGAGRAGEKVVREIRSSGQLKYLPVGFLDNDKTKRGRTIHGVPVLGPLSDLQELVKNKCVNEILIAVAEASGAQMREIIDACKQTGLPYKILPGMDEIINGKVGIKALRDVSYQDLLGRAPVQLDTTAISDYLSGKTVLVTGCGGSIGSELVRQVVRFNPAKLILVDSSEANLYGIQMELHHELKFHNYVTVLGSVQDEQLMDETFGNYKPHTVFHAAAYKHVPMMERNPWQAVHNNICGTKNVMTAADKHGVARFVIVSTDKAVRPTNIMGASKRVTELLMRLFHDSKTTFMAVRFGNVVGSSGSVVPLFRRQIEKGGPVTVTHKDVTRYFMSISEAAQLILQAGVMADGGEIFILEMGEPVKIADMARDLIRLSGKEPDKDIEIIFTGLREGEKLYEELITEGEGIVRTEHDKIMVLKGVENDLDAYCTQFKKQLVEIKAAADKFHADEVRTMLHNVVPEFDEEG, encoded by the coding sequence ATGATCCACAACCTACGTAATGCGAATTTTTACCTCATGGTCCTGCTGGATCTGATTATCTTTTGTGTGGCCTTTTACGGGGCTTACCTATTTCGCTTTGACTTCAGTCTGCCGGGATACGCAAGCATTCAATGTCTTGAACTGCTTAAGTATGCTGTAATTATCAAATTTTCAGTTTTCCTTGGGTTGGGTCTTTATCGTGGGATGTGGCGCTATACCAGTCTGCGAGATCTCTGGCACATTCTTGAAGCTACCTTTCTCCAGTCCTTGATTCTGGTTACTGTGGTTCTGTACAAATTTGGATTCGACGGTTTTTCCCGTGGTGTATTCATCATTGACTGGATGCTGACTGTTTTCATGTGCGGCGGTGTTCGGGTCATGATCCGATCCTTTTACGCTTTCAAAGACGGTAACTCTATTCAATTTTCACCGGAAAATTGTCCTGTTGACGGTAACAATGCCCTGATCATCGGTGCCGGACGAGCAGGAGAAAAAGTTGTTCGTGAAATCAGAAGTAGTGGACAACTCAAGTATTTACCTGTTGGTTTTCTGGATAACGACAAGACCAAACGAGGACGTACTATCCATGGTGTCCCTGTTCTCGGTCCCCTCTCTGATCTGCAAGAACTTGTGAAAAATAAATGCGTCAATGAAATACTTATTGCTGTGGCAGAAGCATCCGGCGCACAAATGCGTGAAATTATTGACGCATGCAAACAAACAGGACTGCCTTATAAGATTCTTCCCGGAATGGATGAGATTATTAACGGCAAGGTGGGGATCAAGGCATTACGCGATGTCAGTTATCAGGATTTATTAGGTCGTGCTCCGGTACAGCTGGATACAACCGCAATCAGTGACTACCTATCCGGCAAAACCGTACTGGTTACCGGATGCGGAGGCTCTATCGGCTCCGAACTGGTCCGGCAGGTCGTCCGTTTTAACCCGGCCAAACTCATCCTTGTAGATTCCAGTGAAGCAAACCTCTACGGAATCCAGATGGAATTGCATCATGAACTGAAGTTCCACAATTATGTGACCGTACTCGGTTCTGTTCAGGACGAACAGCTCATGGATGAAACCTTTGGTAACTACAAGCCGCACACAGTTTTCCACGCCGCAGCCTACAAGCACGTCCCCATGATGGAACGCAACCCGTGGCAGGCAGTGCACAACAATATTTGCGGCACTAAAAACGTAATGACCGCAGCAGACAAGCACGGCGTAGCCCGCTTTGTAATTGTCTCCACCGACAAAGCAGTACGCCCCACCAACATCATGGGAGCCTCCAAGCGGGTGACGGAGCTACTCATGCGCTTATTCCATGACTCTAAAACTACGTTTATGGCTGTCCGTTTCGGTAATGTAGTTGGCTCTTCCGGATCTGTTGTTCCGCTCTTTCGCCGCCAGATCGAAAAAGGCGGCCCGGTGACTGTTACCCACAAAGACGTAACTCGCTATTTCATGTCCATATCTGAAGCAGCACAGCTTATCTTACAGGCTGGAGTTATGGCCGATGGCGGTGAAATTTTCATTCTCGAAATGGGCGAGCCGGTTAAAATCGCTGACATGGCCCGCGATCTGATCCGCTTATCGGGGAAAGAACCTGATAAAGACATTGAAATCATTTTCACCGGACTCCGCGAAGGTGAAAAATTGTATGAAGAACTGATCACTGAAGGCGAGGGAATCGTCCGCACTGAACATGACAAAATCATGGTTCTAAAAGGAGTTGAGAACGATCTTGATGCCTACTGCACCCAATTCAAAAAACAGCTTGTAGAGATAAAGGCTGCTGCGGATAAATTCCACGCAGATGAAGTCAGAACCATGCTGCATAATGTAGTTCCCGAATTTGATGAGGAAGGATAA
- a CDS encoding MBOAT family O-acyltransferase — translation MLFNSHIFILFFLPIVFAVYFLLRNFKQHEAGKLFLVLASFTFYAWWKTEYLYLLGGTILFNFYMAEALYRKRSKPLLTVAVTANLAVLGYFKYKNFFFNNIAELTGMPTITEKVIIPLGVSFYTFQQISFLVDTYRGKAARCNLLDYSLFVSFFPQLVAGPISYQQEITPQFNADNAGKINFQNIGQGFFLFSMGLFKKIVIADSLAPYVENGFDKALALPFWDSWAVSLAYTCQLYFDFSGYTDMALGLGLLFNVKLPNNFNSPYQSLNIQDFWRRWHITLGRFVRDYIYFPLGGSRKGAYRTLENLLISFLLIGFWHGAGWNFILWGALHGTAMVIHRIWQNTGNKLPAYAGWLLTFLYVNACWVLFRAETTFDAIKIYKGMLGMVNIGFSTALTFRDEFVLLGICIALIGFAARFNNSVTTAENMKFSLKESVMAISMFMVSFVLLYTHQTFLYFDF, via the coding sequence ATGCTTTTCAATTCTCATATTTTTATTCTCTTTTTCCTGCCCATTGTCTTTGCTGTCTATTTCCTACTGCGGAACTTCAAACAGCACGAAGCAGGCAAACTATTCCTCGTGCTCGCATCATTCACCTTTTACGCATGGTGGAAGACCGAATATCTATACCTGCTCGGCGGCACTATTTTATTCAACTTTTATATGGCCGAAGCCCTTTATCGCAAACGTAGCAAGCCACTACTCACTGTAGCCGTAACAGCCAACCTCGCTGTGCTAGGTTACTTCAAATACAAAAACTTTTTCTTCAATAACATAGCCGAACTGACCGGGATGCCGACAATCACTGAAAAAGTGATCATCCCCTTAGGTGTCAGCTTTTATACCTTCCAGCAAATTTCATTTCTGGTAGATACTTACCGGGGCAAGGCTGCCCGCTGCAATTTGCTGGACTACAGCCTCTTTGTATCTTTCTTTCCACAGCTTGTGGCAGGACCTATCAGCTACCAGCAAGAAATCACCCCGCAATTCAATGCCGACAACGCCGGAAAAATAAACTTTCAAAATATCGGACAGGGTTTCTTCTTGTTCAGTATGGGCTTATTCAAAAAAATAGTCATCGCTGACTCACTGGCTCCTTATGTTGAAAACGGGTTTGATAAAGCGCTGGCCCTGCCCTTCTGGGATTCATGGGCAGTGAGCCTTGCGTATACCTGCCAGCTCTATTTTGATTTCAGCGGATATACAGACATGGCGTTAGGACTTGGACTACTTTTCAACGTCAAACTGCCCAACAACTTCAATTCCCCATATCAGTCACTGAACATTCAGGACTTCTGGAGACGTTGGCACATCACACTCGGACGATTTGTTCGCGACTATATCTATTTTCCGTTAGGCGGGAGCCGCAAAGGAGCATACCGAACCCTTGAAAACCTTCTGATTTCATTCCTGCTTATCGGCTTCTGGCATGGCGCCGGATGGAATTTTATTCTCTGGGGCGCATTACATGGAACAGCCATGGTTATTCACCGTATCTGGCAGAATACCGGAAATAAACTACCTGCATATGCAGGCTGGCTGCTGACCTTCCTTTACGTCAACGCCTGTTGGGTGCTTTTCCGAGCCGAAACCACATTTGATGCTATCAAAATATACAAGGGAATGCTGGGGATGGTTAACATCGGATTTTCCACTGCCCTGACTTTTCGGGACGAATTCGTCCTACTGGGAATATGTATCGCTCTGATCGGATTTGCGGCCAGATTCAATAATTCCGTAACCACTGCAGAAAACATGAAATTCTCACTCAAAGAATCCGTCATGGCTATAAGCATGTTCATGGTATCATTCGTACTGCTCTACACCCATCAAACCTTTCTCTATTTTGATTTCTAA
- a CDS encoding ankyrin repeat domain-containing protein, translating to MTIRKWTILTISTLAALIFALIFTVNIVIDPYGEFRLIEGKYNKLKFKSLKSTARNVASKLYEGKYTLVFGSSRTMLISEEILGEPVLNFSTSIYNNPGDILALLNTLDEKQVKNIQQIYYLIDINSFHYENSAPELSSKSTLFLESFRNIGPDKIADAWKCIIDNLGPKSEQPNFIDEFGVLHKEGTSYKNNAVVFSSHSVTNYYLDKLSKINNFSKSHNIKTIYFTLPWKDKLPPLQQDKLDTIFGMISHIISTYYDFNKDENLGLNQNFFSDPTHLNSKGLKKLFKGQHWTNPKTTVLKKYTQPNFKIINKNDFFKYIDDNQNSISIDFVNQLLRLGRDDLVLAIYDEKVTTEAFVRECFFLNKTSLLKTLLSSGRNYSKSPYMNNLALYFAIMSGQHSSVKDAILLGADVNNNLFNTTPLLHAMDFTKNTEILSLLLGSGADINYTNKNSKTDFKQSVFTIALAKNNQKQLDFLLSYAPDSPLAEHARLVLELKKNPNNATAYKRYSTLQNKYYSN from the coding sequence ATGACAATACGTAAGTGGACCATACTGACAATTTCGACCCTTGCAGCCCTGATCTTTGCCCTGATTTTCACGGTCAATATCGTTATTGATCCTTACGGCGAATTTAGGCTGATTGAAGGTAAATATAACAAACTGAAATTCAAAAGCCTAAAAAGCACTGCCCGTAATGTAGCTTCCAAACTTTACGAAGGTAAATACACCCTCGTGTTTGGCAGCAGCCGGACCATGCTTATTTCTGAAGAAATTCTTGGTGAGCCAGTCCTCAACTTCAGCACTTCAATTTACAACAATCCCGGTGATATTCTTGCCTTGCTGAACACACTGGACGAAAAGCAAGTCAAAAATATTCAACAGATATACTACCTGATTGATATCAATAGCTTTCATTATGAAAATTCAGCCCCGGAACTGTCCAGCAAATCGACACTTTTTCTCGAAAGCTTCCGCAATATAGGACCGGACAAAATTGCAGATGCGTGGAAATGCATAATTGACAACCTCGGACCGAAATCTGAGCAGCCTAACTTTATTGATGAATTTGGAGTATTACACAAAGAAGGCACGTCTTACAAAAACAATGCTGTAGTCTTTTCCAGTCACTCCGTGACTAATTATTACCTCGACAAACTTTCGAAAATCAATAATTTCTCCAAATCTCATAACATTAAAACAATTTACTTTACCCTACCCTGGAAGGACAAATTACCCCCACTACAACAGGATAAGCTAGACACCATCTTTGGCATGATATCACATATCATCTCGACCTATTATGACTTTAATAAAGATGAAAATTTAGGTCTCAACCAAAATTTCTTCTCAGATCCAACACACCTTAATAGTAAAGGACTTAAGAAATTATTTAAGGGACAACATTGGACAAATCCAAAAACTACGGTTTTGAAAAAGTACACTCAACCTAATTTTAAAATAATAAATAAAAATGATTTTTTTAAATATATAGATGACAATCAGAATTCAATTAGCATCGATTTTGTAAACCAACTTCTCAGGCTTGGCCGTGACGACTTAGTGCTAGCTATTTATGACGAAAAAGTAACCACAGAAGCGTTCGTTAGAGAGTGTTTCTTTCTAAATAAAACTTCCTTATTAAAAACGCTTCTCTCTTCAGGAAGAAATTATAGCAAAAGCCCATACATGAACAACTTAGCACTTTACTTTGCAATAATGTCTGGCCAGCACTCTTCTGTTAAAGACGCAATATTGCTCGGGGCAGATGTCAACAACAACTTATTCAACACTACACCTCTCTTGCATGCTATGGACTTTACAAAGAATACCGAAATTTTGTCTTTGCTATTGGGAAGTGGAGCAGACATAAATTATACCAACAAAAACAGTAAAACGGACTTTAAACAATCCGTTTTCACTATCGCATTAGCAAAAAACAACCAGAAGCAACTGGACTTTCTGCTTTCCTATGCTCCAGACAGTCCTTTGGCTGAACATGCCCGCCTTGTGCTGGAACTAAAGAAAAATCCGAACAACGCAACCGCATACAAACGTTATTCAACGCTCCAGAATAAATATTACAGCAACTAG
- a CDS encoding polysaccharide deacetylase family protein — translation MRKQDNPCGQATYVLTFDFDFEKDIDAFPVLLDMLKMHDIKAGFAVIGKFVEKYPDIHKRAVDEGHEIINHTYTHPDNPHWAPDRYFNKLSYAEQKEEVERAHEAIHKILGVECVGFRTPHYGNLHTESVYPILAELGYRYSSSTAACGYKGFGAPSLHSHGIIEIPTGCSLHFPLAIFDSWNMLRKKNPFLGDDQLFIEEFEATIKVIKEQNLFLTHYFDPYDIVENSKLEKILNTLSNLQISTKLYKDLLS, via the coding sequence ATGAGGAAGCAGGACAATCCATGCGGGCAGGCCACCTATGTACTGACTTTTGACTTTGATTTTGAAAAAGACATTGATGCCTTTCCAGTTCTGCTGGATATGCTTAAAATGCACGACATCAAGGCCGGTTTCGCTGTCATTGGTAAATTTGTCGAAAAATACCCGGATATTCACAAACGGGCCGTGGATGAAGGACATGAAATCATCAACCACACCTATACCCACCCGGATAACCCCCACTGGGCACCGGACCGCTATTTCAACAAACTGTCGTACGCCGAACAGAAGGAAGAGGTGGAACGCGCGCACGAAGCTATCCATAAGATTCTGGGAGTTGAATGCGTAGGTTTTAGAACTCCTCACTATGGGAATCTACATACAGAAAGCGTTTACCCGATCCTCGCTGAACTGGGTTACAGATACAGCAGCTCCACAGCTGCTTGCGGCTATAAAGGATTCGGAGCACCTTCGCTTCATTCCCACGGAATAATAGAGATTCCCACAGGATGCAGCCTGCATTTTCCTCTGGCTATTTTCGACTCATGGAACATGCTCCGTAAAAAGAATCCATTTCTTGGAGATGACCAGCTTTTCATTGAAGAGTTTGAAGCGACAATTAAAGTCATCAAAGAGCAGAACTTATTCCTTACTCACTACTTTGATCCTTACGACATTGTGGAAAACAGCAAACTTGAAAAGATTCTGAACACTCTTTCAAATCTCCAGATTTCGACAAAACTTTATAAAGATTTGCTCTCTTAA
- a CDS encoding winged helix-turn-helix domain-containing protein translates to MLKELFTSKTRIKLLLKLFLNPDVSSYLRELAAEFDVSPNAMKEELDGLSEAGYLNKKKEGRYIYYNANSSHPFFPEISSIVRKYIGIDQILEYILSTIGDVDSVYILDDYAKGIDSGIIDVLIIGDDTNSDRIGDLRTKAEDAIKRKIRLMVLNTQEFDNTSDIYLRRPNWKVV, encoded by the coding sequence ATGCTCAAAGAACTATTTACATCAAAGACCAGAATCAAACTGCTGCTCAAACTGTTCCTTAACCCTGATGTATCCTCATATCTCCGGGAATTAGCAGCAGAATTCGATGTTTCACCCAATGCCATGAAAGAAGAATTAGATGGATTGAGTGAGGCAGGCTACCTGAACAAAAAGAAAGAGGGGCGCTATATATATTACAATGCCAACTCTTCGCATCCATTTTTCCCTGAAATCAGCTCAATCGTCCGTAAGTATATAGGGATCGACCAGATTCTTGAATACATTCTATCCACTATCGGAGATGTTGATTCTGTATATATTTTAGATGACTATGCCAAAGGCATAGACTCAGGAATCATTGACGTTTTAATTATCGGTGATGATACAAATTCCGACCGTATCGGTGATCTGCGCACAAAAGCGGAAGATGCAATCAAACGCAAAATAAGACTCATGGTCCTCAACACCCAAGAGTTCGATAATACAAGTGATATTTATTTAAGACGACCGAACTGGAAGGTTGTCTAA
- a CDS encoding DegT/DnrJ/EryC1/StrS family aminotransferase: protein MNIPFIDLKKQFSRVEKQVRENMDTVLDHGAYIMGPEIPAIEEKLAEYCGTKHALGCASGTDALTLALMSLDVKPGDAVFTTPFTFFATAETIALTGATPVFVDIDPVTFNIDPKKLDKTIEALKGADNGCVLPKVDGLTAKGIISVDIFGLPADYEAIKAVADKHDLFLIEDAAQSFGGEYKGKRACSLGDITCTSFFPAKPLGCYGDGGMCFTDDDYLIERLRSHRIHGMGPDRYDNVRLGITGRLDSLQAAILLAKFEIFPEEVDLRDNVAATYAKLLADVEGLTVPTVPEGYRSVWAQYCPLAKDGEHRERIQKALGEKNIPSPIYYPIPMHLQTAFKDLGYKMGDCPISEDAASRIFAIPMHPYLEREQQEFIADIIRNA, encoded by the coding sequence ATGAATATTCCGTTTATTGACTTAAAAAAACAGTTTTCCCGGGTAGAAAAACAAGTCCGTGAAAACATGGATACCGTCCTTGATCACGGCGCATACATTATGGGCCCCGAAATTCCGGCCATTGAAGAAAAGCTGGCTGAATACTGCGGCACCAAACATGCGCTGGGCTGTGCATCCGGCACTGACGCCCTGACCCTCGCGCTCATGTCTCTGGATGTGAAACCCGGTGATGCCGTCTTCACAACTCCATTCACATTCTTTGCTACCGCTGAAACCATCGCTCTTACCGGGGCGACACCGGTTTTCGTAGATATTGACCCGGTTACTTTCAACATTGACCCTAAAAAATTGGACAAAACCATTGAAGCCCTGAAAGGAGCAGACAACGGTTGCGTTCTGCCCAAGGTAGACGGTCTCACCGCCAAGGGCATTATCTCTGTTGATATTTTCGGCCTTCCTGCCGATTACGAAGCAATCAAAGCCGTAGCCGACAAGCATGACCTTTTCCTTATCGAAGATGCTGCTCAGAGCTTCGGCGGAGAATACAAAGGCAAACGCGCCTGCTCTCTCGGCGACATCACCTGCACATCCTTCTTCCCGGCTAAGCCTCTCGGCTGCTACGGTGACGGCGGCATGTGCTTCACTGACGATGATTACCTTATCGAGCGCCTGCGCTCCCACCGCATCCACGGTATGGGACCGGACAGGTACGACAATGTCAGACTCGGTATCACCGGACGTCTGGACTCATTGCAGGCAGCCATCCTGCTGGCAAAATTTGAAATCTTTCCCGAAGAAGTAGATCTGCGCGACAACGTAGCAGCTACCTATGCCAAACTTCTTGCGGATGTCGAAGGACTGACAGTTCCTACTGTTCCTGAAGGCTACCGTTCCGTATGGGCTCAGTACTGCCCGCTGGCAAAAGACGGCGAACACCGTGAACGCATCCAGAAAGCTCTGGGCGAGAAGAACATTCCTTCTCCCATCTACTACCCCATCCCCATGCATTTACAGACCGCCTTTAAGGACCTCGGCTACAAAATGGGTGACTGCCCGATAAGCGAAGATGCGGCCAGCCGTATTTTTGCAATCCCCATGCACCCTTACCTTGAAAGGGAACAGCAGGAATTCATCGCAGACATCATCAGGAATGCTTAG
- a CDS encoding glycosyltransferase — MNSTLLVIITDRLSHIIGKGELIDRYYNPGGVFSDVHILMTNDDRPDIQALQRTVGDAKLTLHTLPSGMGLLAKTLWRPFLLRSWADQAVELAREINPAMIRCYGNFLNGYVGARIKEELGIPLFVSLHTQPDQTRANPEVDFKTKVFYALSKGVEKYTLTRADKVSCVYGSILDYARDKGATNPFVAYNVINPGKIVRKEEYSSSGPMKILYVGRVIPAKNPENIIRALKYFDAELTIVGSGSKEQELAELANELKLNARIHFIPAMPNDELCRTMHEYDLFAGHSQYSEFPKTVLEASLCGLPILFNSRRGTPVPEFENNTAKMVEDSPAGYRSGIEFFSSEARRKEFGINAARQADAHWEPAQAEKIFADIHRELTGK, encoded by the coding sequence ATGAATAGCACCTTGCTAGTCATCATAACAGATCGCCTTTCCCATATAATCGGGAAAGGCGAACTGATTGACCGCTACTACAATCCGGGCGGGGTCTTTAGTGATGTCCATATCCTGATGACCAATGATGACAGACCTGATATTCAAGCCCTGCAACGGACCGTAGGTGACGCTAAACTGACCCTGCATACCCTGCCTTCCGGCATGGGGTTACTGGCGAAGACTTTATGGCGTCCGTTCCTGCTGCGAAGCTGGGCGGATCAGGCAGTAGAGCTGGCCCGGGAAATTAATCCGGCCATGATCCGTTGCTACGGTAATTTTCTTAACGGATACGTAGGCGCAAGAATCAAGGAAGAGCTGGGGATCCCACTCTTCGTATCCCTGCACACCCAGCCAGATCAGACCAGGGCCAATCCGGAAGTGGATTTCAAAACCAAGGTATTCTACGCTCTTTCCAAAGGAGTTGAAAAGTATACTCTGACAAGAGCGGATAAAGTTAGTTGCGTGTACGGTTCCATTCTGGATTATGCCCGCGACAAAGGCGCAACTAATCCGTTTGTAGCGTACAACGTAATCAATCCGGGCAAAATAGTACGTAAGGAAGAATACAGTTCTTCCGGGCCGATGAAAATTTTATATGTAGGCCGGGTTATCCCTGCCAAAAACCCGGAAAACATCATCCGTGCCCTTAAATATTTTGATGCTGAGCTGACAATTGTGGGTAGCGGCTCCAAAGAACAGGAACTCGCTGAACTTGCAAACGAACTCAAGCTGAATGCAAGAATTCATTTCATCCCGGCCATGCCTAACGATGAACTCTGCCGGACCATGCATGAATATGACCTTTTTGCCGGGCATTCCCAGTATAGCGAATTTCCTAAAACTGTACTGGAAGCTTCACTGTGTGGTTTGCCCATTCTTTTTAATTCGCGTAGGGGAACGCCTGTCCCTGAATTTGAAAATAACACAGCAAAGATGGTGGAAGATTCCCCAGCCGGATATCGTTCAGGGATTGAATTCTTTTCGAGCGAGGCGAGACGCAAGGAATTCGGCATTAATGCTGCGCGTCAGGCGGATGCGCACTGGGAACCCGCCCAAGCGGAAAAAATCTTTGCAGATATTCATAGGGAATTGACTGGCAAATGA
- a CDS encoding glycosyltransferase family 4 protein: MKKSILFITYDFPPILSPESIQVQRRALTLARNGHRVHVLTSCENPDFEFLDQKLSRDHENLTIHRVNRLPGEKWLHYICGGFEITDRKFWWKFPAAKAAIKLIKEFQIDTLYTHSTPLVNHLAGLAVKETDRNLQWTAHFSDPWTLNPYLSYRTGIQRKINKLYEKTVISRADKITVTSEKTKDLFVKGLGADSEKIKVLPHVFDPDLYSRRQSEPLKKIIAHTGNIYGLRSAAPLIEAVNKVKPQNLEFHFYGRMKEEESRLAEAKCPDTIKFFDPVPYLDSIEVLSEADILLVIDAPLKDSPFFPSKLADYIGAGKPVVALSPLSSTTTQIVRDIQKELLVADSADVPSIAALVRRLDSTKLAELREDGKDFYNMNNSYENIREALFNE; this comes from the coding sequence ATGAAAAAATCAATTCTTTTCATAACATACGATTTTCCACCAATCCTTTCTCCGGAATCGATTCAGGTACAACGTCGCGCCTTGACCTTGGCTCGCAACGGGCATCGGGTGCATGTGCTCACTAGTTGCGAGAACCCTGATTTCGAATTTCTGGACCAAAAATTAAGCAGGGACCATGAGAACCTGACCATCCACCGTGTTAACAGGCTGCCCGGTGAGAAATGGCTGCACTATATCTGCGGTGGGTTTGAGATCACTGACCGCAAATTCTGGTGGAAATTTCCTGCGGCCAAAGCTGCTATCAAACTGATCAAAGAATTTCAAATAGATACACTTTACACCCATTCGACCCCGCTAGTGAACCATCTGGCCGGACTGGCGGTAAAGGAAACCGACCGCAACCTGCAATGGACTGCCCACTTTTCCGATCCGTGGACCCTGAACCCGTACCTATCGTACCGCACAGGAATCCAGCGTAAGATCAACAAGTTATATGAAAAAACAGTTATATCCAGAGCGGACAAAATAACTGTAACATCCGAAAAGACCAAAGATCTTTTTGTAAAAGGACTTGGTGCAGACAGCGAGAAGATCAAAGTTCTGCCTCATGTATTTGATCCCGACCTATACTCGCGCAGACAATCAGAACCGCTCAAAAAGATCATTGCCCATACCGGCAATATATACGGCTTGCGTTCAGCTGCTCCGCTTATTGAAGCAGTTAACAAGGTCAAGCCGCAGAATCTCGAATTTCACTTCTACGGACGAATGAAGGAAGAAGAAAGCCGTTTGGCTGAAGCAAAATGCCCGGACACAATTAAATTCTTTGATCCGGTGCCATATCTGGACTCCATTGAAGTCCTTTCCGAAGCGGATATCCTGTTGGTAATTGACGCTCCGCTGAAGGATTCTCCCTTCTTCCCCTCCAAGCTCGCCGACTACATCGGGGCGGGCAAACCCGTGGTGGCCTTGAGTCCGCTCTCATCCACCACAACCCAGATAGTGCGCGACATCCAGAAAGAACTGCTGGTAGCCGACAGTGCCGACGTTCCTTCCATTGCCGCCCTTGTACGTAGGTTGGACTCAACGAAACTGGCTGAACTGCGTGAAGACGGTAAAGATTTTTACAACATGAACAATAGCTACGAAAACATACGTGAGGCCCTTTTCAATGAATAA